The following are from one region of the Gemmatimonadota bacterium genome:
- the dtd gene encoding D-aminoacyl-tRNA deacylase, with translation MRAVIQRVTRAEVSVDGEVVGRVPPECGGLLVLVGVADGDDSADAEWMARKIAHLRVMPDAEGRMNRSVVECGGALLLVSQFTLLGDARKGRRPSFDRAALPAVAVPLLETVRLHLLSEGIPVETGRFGAHMEVGLVNDGPVTLVLDSAERSR, from the coding sequence ATGCGCGCTGTGATCCAGAGAGTGACCCGGGCCGAAGTGTCCGTGGACGGAGAGGTCGTCGGGAGAGTCCCCCCGGAATGCGGAGGACTCCTCGTGCTGGTCGGCGTTGCAGACGGAGACGACTCCGCCGATGCGGAGTGGATGGCCCGCAAGATCGCGCATCTTCGCGTGATGCCGGATGCCGAAGGGCGCATGAACCGATCCGTGGTGGAATGCGGGGGCGCGTTGCTTCTGGTGTCGCAGTTCACGCTTCTGGGCGATGCACGCAAGGGCCGCCGTCCGTCGTTTGACCGTGCCGCCCTCCCGGCGGTCGCGGTCCCCCTTCTCGAAACAGTGCGCCTTCACCTGCTCTCCGAGGGCATCCCGGTCGAGACCGGCCGGTTTGGCGCGCACATGGAAGTGGGTCTGGTGAACGACGGCCCGGTGACGCTGGTGCTGGATTCCGCGGAGAGGTCCCGATGA
- a CDS encoding hydroxymethylglutaryl-CoA lyase, giving the protein MSLPESVTVCECWARDGLQSIPKVIPTEHKLDMIRRILDSGVRKLEVTSFSHPKLLPQFADCVEVLQSVERRPGVSYVVLMPNAKGFDRFEVCQREGFGADEIILMISASETHNRVNFRMTHTEAMRAHAEIMRRALALGVKVIGCPGTVYGCPIAGDVSMKDVISVTRFYLEEGADTIMLGDTTGAANPASVRERVGELRTLFPEAEFIAHFHDTRGNGIVNSVAALELGLRFVDTSLGAIGGQPATSAGKYQAGFTGNTCTEDLVCLLEEMGVDTGFDIEKMITAGHRAEEVIGERLRANVIRSGPVNHAPREYDPASSD; this is encoded by the coding sequence ATGTCGCTTCCTGAATCCGTCACCGTTTGTGAGTGCTGGGCCCGTGATGGCCTGCAGTCGATCCCGAAGGTCATCCCCACCGAACACAAGCTGGACATGATCCGGCGCATTCTCGATTCCGGCGTGCGCAAGCTGGAGGTCACCAGCTTCTCTCACCCGAAGCTTCTTCCGCAGTTTGCCGACTGCGTGGAAGTGCTGCAATCGGTGGAGCGACGGCCCGGCGTCTCGTATGTGGTTCTCATGCCGAACGCGAAGGGCTTTGATCGTTTCGAAGTCTGCCAGCGCGAGGGCTTCGGCGCGGACGAGATCATCCTCATGATCTCCGCCAGCGAGACTCACAACCGTGTCAACTTCCGCATGACCCACACCGAAGCGATGCGCGCTCACGCGGAGATCATGCGTCGCGCACTCGCACTGGGCGTGAAGGTGATCGGGTGTCCGGGGACGGTCTACGGTTGTCCTATTGCCGGAGATGTCTCGATGAAGGATGTGATATCGGTGACGCGCTTCTACCTGGAGGAAGGTGCCGACACGATCATGCTCGGGGACACGACCGGCGCGGCCAACCCTGCCTCTGTTCGCGAACGAGTCGGCGAGCTGCGTACGCTCTTCCCGGAGGCGGAGTTTATCGCCCACTTCCATGACACGCGCGGGAACGGCATCGTGAACTCGGTGGCGGCACTCGAACTGGGGCTGCGATTCGTCGACACCTCGCTCGGCGCCATCGGAGGACAACCAGCGACGAGCGCGGGGAAGTATCAGGCGGGATTCACCGGCAACACCTGCACCGAAGACCTGGTGTGCCTCCTGGAAGAGATGGGTGTGGATACGGGTTTCGACATCGAGAAGATGATCACCGCCGGTCATCGGGCCGAAGAGGTGATCGGTGAGCGACTCCGCGCGAATGTGATTCGCTCCGGCCCGGTGAATCACGCACCCCGCGAGTACGACCCGGCCTCCTCCGACTGA
- a CDS encoding ribonuclease HI family protein yields MISDSARRLLNGLLAGKGLDEMSSEGGAARAEVESLLEGLAETIAPAPTGSRTGSAVVYSDGASRGNPGAAAIGVRILADDGTELLAKGLCIGKTTNNVAEYRAVLAGLESARELGLRSLELRLDSELVVRQIRGEYRVRQPALAVLKNKVDGLLVSFDSVEVRHIPRKENAEADRLANRALDRAAKAAKSGN; encoded by the coding sequence TTGATTTCTGACAGCGCCCGGCGTCTCCTGAACGGGTTGCTTGCCGGGAAGGGACTGGACGAAATGTCTTCGGAGGGCGGCGCGGCCCGGGCGGAGGTGGAGTCGCTGCTGGAAGGGCTTGCGGAGACGATCGCTCCGGCGCCGACGGGGTCACGCACGGGAAGCGCGGTCGTGTACAGCGACGGCGCGTCCCGCGGGAACCCCGGGGCTGCGGCGATCGGTGTCCGGATTCTTGCGGATGATGGAACGGAACTTCTCGCGAAGGGCCTCTGCATCGGAAAGACGACCAACAATGTCGCCGAGTACCGGGCAGTCCTCGCGGGGCTGGAGTCCGCGCGCGAGCTGGGGCTGCGTTCGCTGGAACTGCGGCTCGACAGCGAACTGGTCGTTCGGCAGATCCGCGGCGAGTATCGCGTGCGTCAGCCTGCGCTGGCCGTGTTGAAGAACAAGGTGGACGGGCTTCTGGTGTCGTTTGACTCGGTGGAAGTTCGCCATATCCCGCGAAAGGAAAACGCGGAGGCCGACCGTCTTGCAAACCGGGCCCTGGACCGGGCGGCGAAGGCCGCGAAATCGGGGAACTAG
- a CDS encoding Maf family protein, which translates to MNWFALVGAESPFRSRPLVLASSSPRRKDLLESVGIPLEIVPPEVDERSDLPEDSESLVRVLAARKARAVARTRTGGMVLGADTVVVLGGRVLGKPHDEAQAQEMLRALAGVEHRVRTGVCVEDAATGRSAECVVSTRVRFRPLTEESIVAYVASGEPFGKAGAYAIQERGRLFVEGITGDYSNVVGLPLGPSLDLIAEVLRPER; encoded by the coding sequence ATGAACTGGTTTGCGCTTGTCGGGGCGGAGTCGCCCTTCCGAAGTCGGCCGCTGGTGCTGGCGTCGTCTTCTCCACGCAGAAAAGACCTGCTGGAGAGCGTGGGGATCCCGCTGGAGATTGTGCCGCCGGAAGTGGATGAGCGGAGCGATCTCCCGGAGGACTCCGAGTCGCTGGTGCGAGTGCTTGCCGCACGGAAGGCCCGCGCGGTCGCCCGGACGCGAACCGGCGGAATGGTGCTCGGTGCGGATACGGTGGTCGTGCTTGGCGGGCGGGTTCTCGGAAAGCCTCACGATGAGGCCCAGGCGCAGGAAATGCTCCGCGCGCTGGCCGGAGTCGAACACCGGGTGCGGACCGGTGTCTGCGTGGAGGATGCCGCGACCGGCCGGTCTGCGGAGTGCGTCGTCTCCACGCGAGTCCGGTTTCGGCCCCTCACCGAAGAGTCGATTGTCGCCTATGTGGCCTCCGGGGAGCCGTTCGGAAAGGCGGGGGCATATGCCATTCAGGAGCGCGGGCGTCTCTTCGTCGAAGGAATCACGGGCGACTACTCCAATGTCGTCGGACTCCCTCTCGGGCCGTCACTCGATCTGATTGCGGAAGTGCTTCGGCCGGAACGCTGA
- a CDS encoding polyphenol oxidase family protein produces MTGNGGALRIHAPALSLPGGVLHGVTHASLGNFSLRATADAARVEARRERLLADAGLSGARVVAPRLEHGATVAVIRPGCACEEPADAVIAQEHGVVLAVTVADCVPVFAVDVGTGAFGVAHAGWRGLVAGVVGELVNALRSHFESKPGEILLATGPAIRGQKYAVGAEVAGLFPEPFSVPVDREGHAAPPGDAQADHYLLDLPSCALAEARAAGIPPDNLVDFSLCTASHPDDLFSHRRGDRARHWAFIARRRVPDEAGETHP; encoded by the coding sequence TTGACAGGGAACGGCGGGGCGCTCCGCATCCACGCGCCCGCGCTGAGCCTGCCGGGAGGCGTACTGCACGGAGTCACGCACGCCAGCCTTGGAAACTTCTCGTTGCGAGCCACGGCGGACGCCGCACGGGTGGAGGCGCGTCGCGAACGCCTGCTTGCCGACGCGGGTCTCTCGGGCGCGCGGGTTGTCGCGCCGCGCCTGGAGCATGGCGCCACGGTCGCGGTCATTCGCCCCGGGTGCGCGTGCGAAGAACCGGCGGACGCAGTGATTGCGCAGGAGCACGGAGTCGTGCTTGCCGTCACGGTTGCGGATTGCGTGCCCGTCTTTGCGGTGGATGTCGGGACAGGCGCATTTGGCGTGGCGCATGCGGGGTGGCGGGGTCTGGTGGCGGGCGTTGTCGGGGAACTGGTGAACGCGCTTCGCAGCCACTTCGAATCAAAGCCGGGAGAGATTCTGCTGGCCACAGGTCCCGCGATTCGTGGGCAGAAGTACGCGGTCGGTGCGGAAGTGGCCGGGCTCTTTCCCGAACCGTTCTCCGTTCCCGTGGACCGGGAAGGCCACGCTGCCCCCCCGGGAGATGCGCAAGCGGATCATTACCTGTTGGACCTGCCGTCGTGCGCGCTGGCCGAGGCTCGCGCGGCGGGCATTCCACCCGACAACCTGGTGGACTTCTCGCTCTGCACAGCGTCCCACCCGGACGATCTCTTCTCGCACCGTCGCGGAGACCGCGCCCGGCACTGGGCATTCATTGCGCGCCGTCGAGTTCCCGACGAGGCGGGGGAGACTCACCCGTGA
- a CDS encoding bifunctional (p)ppGpp synthetase/guanosine-3',5'-bis(diphosphate) 3'-pyrophosphohydrolase: MSTHPARIPHDSPPPPEKILTFEDLLAALDDPSRYDRALLERAWVFSRDNHKGQNRLSGNPYIHHCLAVAIVLAELHLDTVTIAAGLLHDIVEDTDHTMESIAKEFGPEIAGIVDGVTKVGGFEFNSPAEQHAETWRKMLLSIARDVRVILIKLADRLHNMRTLHFLREDKRHRIARETLEIYAPLAHRFGIAAIRWELEDQALKHLEPEAYASLVDKVVARRDERQAYLERLTESLQEMFEKAGIKPDDIAGRPKHFYSIYNKMKKRGKEFDEIYDLLAVRVIVPTPTDCYEVLGIIHGLWTPVPDRIKDFIANPKSNHYRSLHTTVIGPDHEWVEFQIRTPEMHREAEYGIAAHWAYKEGVTGAPEAMARFPWIGDLVKEQADQGAEEFLDLLKSDLFQDEVFVFTPRGELKVLPKGGTPIDFAYLVHTEVGHHCVGARVNGKIVPLRSTLRNGDTVEVITSPMGKPSQDWLKVVRTSSARGKIRRHFRLEQMQHSISLGKEMLEREAKRHRVDADAALDRKFAESLGFDSVEKLRAAVGQGDLSAVHVIRRLFPELADSSKEPSGLRRILTFTRRREGGVRVQGLSNVMIRFAQCCQPVPGESIVGIVTTGRGISVHRIDCPSTFPEKDGVDRRVSVDWDVAQDTHFRVRILVGGENRAGLLADLSAAITEAETNILSATMEADGYRATGTFLVEVLDLHHLRLAIEVMRKVKGVTDVVREDQNPEHL; this comes from the coding sequence GTGAGTACTCACCCCGCGCGGATCCCGCACGACTCGCCTCCCCCCCCGGAGAAGATCCTCACCTTCGAAGACCTTCTCGCCGCTCTGGACGATCCCTCCCGCTATGACCGGGCGCTTCTTGAACGCGCGTGGGTTTTCTCCCGCGACAACCACAAAGGCCAGAACCGGCTTTCCGGCAATCCCTACATTCACCATTGCCTGGCCGTGGCGATTGTGCTGGCCGAGCTTCATCTGGACACCGTGACGATCGCGGCCGGGCTTCTCCACGACATCGTGGAGGATACGGATCACACAATGGAGAGCATTGCGAAGGAGTTCGGCCCCGAGATTGCGGGCATCGTGGACGGCGTGACAAAGGTCGGCGGGTTCGAGTTCAACAGCCCTGCGGAGCAGCATGCGGAAACCTGGCGAAAGATGCTTCTCTCCATTGCCCGGGATGTTCGGGTCATCCTGATCAAGCTGGCGGACCGGCTTCACAACATGCGTACGCTTCATTTTCTCCGCGAAGACAAGAGGCATCGGATTGCGCGGGAGACTCTGGAGATCTATGCACCGCTTGCGCACCGATTCGGGATCGCCGCCATTCGCTGGGAACTGGAGGATCAGGCGCTGAAGCATCTGGAACCGGAGGCATACGCCAGCCTGGTGGACAAGGTGGTGGCTCGTCGTGACGAAAGGCAGGCGTATCTGGAACGCCTGACGGAGTCGCTTCAGGAGATGTTCGAAAAGGCCGGGATCAAGCCGGACGACATAGCAGGCCGCCCGAAGCACTTCTACAGCATCTACAACAAGATGAAAAAGCGCGGGAAAGAGTTCGACGAGATTTACGATCTCCTCGCCGTGCGCGTGATCGTACCCACGCCGACCGACTGCTACGAAGTGCTGGGCATCATCCACGGCCTCTGGACACCGGTTCCGGACAGAATCAAGGACTTCATCGCCAACCCCAAGTCGAACCACTATCGCTCCCTGCACACCACCGTGATCGGACCCGACCACGAATGGGTAGAGTTCCAGATCCGTACGCCGGAGATGCACCGCGAGGCGGAGTATGGGATTGCGGCGCACTGGGCCTACAAGGAAGGCGTGACGGGCGCGCCCGAAGCGATGGCGCGGTTCCCGTGGATCGGGGATCTCGTGAAGGAGCAGGCGGATCAGGGTGCGGAGGAGTTTCTTGACCTTCTGAAGTCGGATCTGTTTCAGGATGAAGTGTTTGTCTTCACGCCCCGCGGAGAACTGAAGGTGCTTCCGAAAGGGGGCACGCCGATCGACTTCGCGTATCTGGTTCATACCGAGGTCGGCCACCACTGTGTGGGTGCGCGTGTGAACGGGAAGATCGTGCCGCTCCGCTCCACGCTTCGCAACGGCGATACCGTGGAGGTCATCACTTCGCCCATGGGCAAACCCAGCCAGGACTGGCTGAAGGTGGTCCGGACTTCGAGCGCCCGCGGGAAGATTCGCCGCCATTTCCGGCTGGAGCAGATGCAGCACTCCATCTCACTCGGGAAGGAGATGCTCGAACGGGAGGCAAAGCGTCACCGCGTGGATGCGGACGCGGCTCTCGACCGGAAGTTCGCGGAGTCGCTCGGTTTTGACTCTGTGGAGAAGCTTCGCGCGGCGGTGGGTCAGGGAGATCTCTCCGCGGTCCATGTGATCCGGCGCCTCTTCCCGGAACTGGCCGATTCGTCGAAGGAACCGTCGGGACTTCGCCGGATTCTCACCTTCACGAGACGACGGGAAGGCGGCGTGCGCGTTCAGGGACTCAGCAATGTGATGATCCGGTTCGCTCAGTGTTGCCAGCCGGTTCCGGGGGAGAGCATCGTGGGGATTGTGACGACCGGCCGGGGGATTTCAGTGCATCGGATCGACTGTCCAAGCACATTCCCGGAAAAGGACGGGGTGGACCGTCGGGTCTCCGTGGACTGGGATGTGGCGCAGGACACGCACTTCCGTGTGCGGATTCTCGTGGGCGGCGAGAATCGGGCCGGGCTTCTCGCGGACCTGTCCGCCGCCATCACCGAAGCCGAGACGAATATCCTCTCAGCGACGATGGAAGCCGACGGGTATCGTGCGACCGGCACATTTCTTGTCGAGGTGCTGGATCTCCACCACCTTCGCCTGGCAATCGAAGTCATGCGCAAGGTGAAGGGCGTCACCGATGTGGTTCGCGAGGACCAGAACCCGGAGCACCTGTGA
- the recJ gene encoding single-stranded-DNA-specific exonuclease RecJ, translating into MRLEEAIGCGPVLARVLAGRGMIDPTDAESFLHPTLDTLSSPLAFAGAEAAIERLLAAVESGERILVFGDFDVDGVTGTSLAYLGLRAVGANVDWLLPRRMDHGYGLSERVLPEVLARKPGLLLTVDCGIRSVQEVASLRESGVDVVVTDHHEAGPELPPAVAVVDPKQPGCPYPDKNLAAVGVVYQLLRGLNSRTGHFTDPTADLDLVALGTVADVVPLVGENRALVREGMRVLNRRAKVGVHTLLQESGIEGQVEPWHIAFLLGPRINAAGRLGDASDAVRLFTAEDTTTAADLARSLGEANRARQDISRTTVEDALAAIDRGTAGDQPDGIVLASNSWHPGVLGIAASKVVERHYRPTVLFSFDGSDTGRGSARSIAGVDVHAALEECADLLVQFGGHSMAAGMTIDRAHLSDFRTRFAGAIGSQLTEKNSRPLLRIDTDLEEASVTLDLAEELDRMGPFGLGNPRPVFLMRNVDPVDRRVVGKGHLKLRLSDGAEGGLECIGFNLGEEVSARPFPPGRVDLVGTVNVNEWRGRRTPQLRVDDFREATP; encoded by the coding sequence GTGCGCCTCGAAGAAGCGATCGGATGCGGCCCCGTTCTCGCTCGTGTGCTGGCCGGGCGCGGGATGATAGACCCGACGGATGCGGAGAGCTTCCTCCACCCCACGCTGGACACGCTTTCGTCACCCCTTGCTTTTGCCGGGGCCGAGGCCGCGATTGAGCGTCTCCTTGCTGCGGTAGAGAGCGGCGAGCGAATCCTCGTCTTCGGCGATTTCGATGTGGACGGCGTCACCGGAACTTCGCTGGCGTATCTGGGGCTCCGCGCCGTCGGCGCCAATGTCGACTGGCTCCTCCCGCGCCGCATGGACCACGGCTACGGCCTCTCCGAGCGTGTCCTCCCGGAGGTGTTGGCGCGGAAACCCGGACTTCTTCTGACAGTGGACTGCGGGATTCGATCTGTTCAGGAAGTGGCGTCGCTTCGGGAATCGGGCGTGGATGTCGTGGTCACGGACCACCACGAAGCCGGCCCCGAGCTTCCTCCCGCGGTGGCCGTGGTGGACCCGAAGCAGCCTGGCTGTCCCTACCCGGACAAGAACCTCGCGGCCGTCGGCGTCGTGTATCAGCTTCTTCGTGGACTGAACTCACGCACGGGCCACTTCACAGACCCGACCGCGGATCTGGACCTGGTGGCCCTCGGGACGGTGGCGGATGTGGTGCCGCTGGTTGGCGAGAACCGCGCGCTCGTTCGCGAAGGAATGCGCGTATTGAACCGTCGCGCGAAGGTCGGCGTTCATACGCTTCTTCAGGAGTCGGGGATCGAAGGTCAGGTGGAACCGTGGCACATTGCGTTCCTTCTCGGCCCGCGGATCAACGCGGCGGGTCGCCTGGGTGATGCATCGGACGCGGTTCGGCTCTTCACCGCCGAAGACACGACGACGGCTGCGGACCTTGCCCGCAGTCTGGGCGAAGCCAACCGGGCGCGTCAGGACATCAGCCGGACGACGGTCGAGGACGCGCTGGCTGCCATTGATCGCGGGACGGCGGGAGATCAGCCGGACGGGATTGTTCTGGCATCCAACTCGTGGCACCCGGGGGTCCTGGGGATTGCCGCATCAAAGGTTGTCGAACGGCATTATCGACCGACCGTTCTCTTCTCCTTCGACGGATCAGATACCGGGCGCGGTTCCGCACGCTCCATCGCCGGCGTGGATGTTCATGCGGCGCTGGAGGAGTGCGCGGACCTGCTCGTGCAGTTCGGCGGGCACTCCATGGCCGCCGGGATGACCATTGACCGCGCGCACCTGTCGGACTTTCGCACGCGGTTTGCCGGGGCCATTGGTAGCCAGCTTACGGAGAAGAACTCGCGGCCCCTCTTGCGTATCGACACCGACCTGGAAGAAGCGAGCGTCACGCTGGACCTTGCCGAGGAACTGGATCGCATGGGGCCGTTCGGTCTCGGAAACCCGCGCCCGGTTTTTCTCATGCGAAATGTGGACCCGGTGGATCGGCGTGTGGTGGGCAAGGGGCACCTGAAGCTCCGCCTGTCCGACGGCGCCGAGGGTGGCCTGGAGTGCATCGGCTTCAATCTCGGAGAAGAAGTCTCCGCGCGGCCCTTTCCTCCCGGACGGGTGGATCTCGTCGGGACGGTCAATGTCAACGAGTGGAGAGGGCGCCGGACGCCGCAACTGCGCGTCGATGATTTCCGGGAGGCGACCCCGTGA
- a CDS encoding C4-type zinc ribbon domain-containing protein produces the protein MRPEEVKALLELQELDKKLLECEVHRSVLPARVAAIEAPLAAAREAKERVDEQFRSATVSHRQCELDLMLNNEKFRKLQTQQMMVRNAVEAEAYQHEMDALKDRADSLEERGISALERIEAAKTDLPELESALEEQEKIAAAARATLDETTHSLQTIHDEASELRAPLLDAVSRPIMSYYMRLRRSGRPPFVSSLSRGACTGCGFRLPPQHHQEVRLGRKLVTCEQCGRILIWVEEKEEAVDF, from the coding sequence GTGAGACCCGAAGAGGTCAAGGCCCTGCTGGAACTCCAGGAACTGGACAAGAAACTTCTCGAATGCGAAGTGCACCGAAGTGTCCTTCCCGCTCGAGTGGCAGCCATCGAGGCCCCCCTTGCCGCCGCTCGCGAAGCGAAGGAGCGCGTGGACGAGCAGTTTCGGTCCGCCACGGTGAGCCACCGCCAGTGCGAGCTGGATCTGATGCTCAACAACGAGAAGTTCCGCAAGCTCCAGACGCAGCAGATGATGGTGCGAAATGCGGTGGAGGCCGAGGCCTACCAGCACGAAATGGATGCGCTCAAGGATCGGGCGGACTCTCTGGAAGAGCGGGGCATCAGCGCGCTCGAGCGGATCGAAGCGGCGAAGACGGATCTTCCTGAACTGGAGTCCGCGCTGGAGGAGCAGGAGAAGATTGCAGCCGCCGCCCGCGCCACGCTGGACGAGACGACCCACAGCCTCCAGACCATCCATGACGAAGCGTCGGAATTGCGTGCTCCTCTTCTCGACGCGGTGAGCCGTCCGATCATGTCGTATTACATGCGACTGCGCCGCTCCGGAAGACCCCCGTTTGTGTCTTCGCTGAGTCGGGGGGCGTGCACCGGGTGCGGGTTCCGTCTTCCTCCGCAGCACCACCAGGAAGTGCGCCTCGGTCGGAAGCTGGTGACCTGCGAGCAGTGCGGACGGATTCTCATCTGGGTCGAGGAGAAAGAGGAGGCCGTTGATTTCTGA